From Micromonospora echinospora, one genomic window encodes:
- a CDS encoding S8 family peptidase, with product MDLPRRASLARSRRRGLAALAVVTAATLVAAVLATPAASAPGSVRAPGPVGEIRGAEAPTAVPGTFVVVLKDSAVGGPAGTRQAAVSTLAADVTSRFGVQPDRVWGDALNGFSVRTSEAVARRIAAHPAVAYVEADQTVQLATTQLNAPWNLDRLDATAGLDVTYSYQSQGSGIPVYVIDSGIHISHQEFGGQAYYGYDAIDGTLPAEDCSGHGTHVAANIGGTTYGVAKNVALVAVKVVGDCTGIPSTLAMVINGINWVAADHQPWDPPAVANIALLTGVSSAVNTAVANLVVDGVTVTVAAGNSNANACNFPPASVPTALTVGATQSNDARASFSNFGTCLDLFAPGVNIVSAVHLSNTATTPLSGTSQASAHVAGMAARVLSNNPTWTPAQVAGYLTSVANPAVINPGTGSPNRLLYMSPLL from the coding sequence ATGGATCTTCCGCGCCGGGCGTCCCTCGCTCGATCACGTCGACGTGGACTGGCCGCCCTGGCGGTCGTCACCGCCGCCACGCTGGTCGCCGCCGTCCTCGCCACCCCGGCCGCCTCGGCACCCGGATCCGTGCGGGCCCCGGGCCCCGTCGGGGAGATCCGGGGCGCCGAGGCTCCGACCGCCGTCCCCGGCACGTTCGTCGTCGTCCTGAAGGACAGCGCGGTCGGCGGCCCGGCCGGCACCCGGCAGGCCGCCGTGTCCACCCTGGCCGCCGACGTGACCAGCCGCTTCGGCGTCCAACCGGACCGGGTGTGGGGCGACGCCCTGAACGGCTTCTCCGTCCGTACCTCGGAAGCCGTCGCCCGCCGCATCGCCGCCCACCCCGCCGTCGCCTACGTCGAAGCCGACCAGACCGTCCAACTCGCCACCACCCAACTCAACGCGCCATGGAACCTGGACCGCCTCGACGCGACAGCCGGCCTCGACGTCACCTACAGCTACCAGAGCCAGGGCAGCGGAATCCCGGTGTACGTCATCGACTCCGGGATTCATATCAGCCACCAGGAATTCGGCGGCCAGGCCTACTACGGCTACGACGCAATCGACGGGACGTTGCCCGCCGAGGACTGCTCCGGTCACGGCACGCACGTGGCCGCGAACATCGGCGGGACGACGTACGGCGTGGCCAAGAACGTCGCGCTGGTCGCGGTCAAGGTGGTCGGGGACTGCACCGGAATCCCCAGCACCCTGGCGATGGTGATCAACGGCATCAACTGGGTGGCCGCCGACCACCAGCCCTGGGATCCGCCCGCCGTCGCGAACATCGCCCTGCTGACCGGTGTGAGCAGTGCGGTGAACACGGCGGTGGCGAACCTGGTCGTCGACGGCGTGACCGTGACGGTGGCGGCGGGCAACTCGAACGCCAACGCCTGCAACTTCCCGCCGGCCTCCGTGCCGACCGCCCTGACCGTCGGCGCGACCCAGTCGAACGACGCCCGGGCCAGCTTCTCCAACTTCGGTACCTGTCTGGACCTCTTCGCCCCGGGCGTGAACATCGTGTCGGCGGTGCACCTGTCGAACACCGCCACGACGCCGCTGAGCGGCACGTCGCAGGCCTCGGCCCACGTCGCCGGCATGGCCGCCCGGGTGCTCAGCAACAACCCGACGTGGACCCCCGCCCAGGTGGCCGGTTACCTGACCAGCGTCGCCAACCCCGCCGTGATAAACCCCGGCACCGGCTCACCCAACCGTCTCCTCTACATGTCACCGCTGCTCTGA
- a CDS encoding SAM-dependent methyltransferase produces MTSPDDLAAARYAHMRWNAPLSEEHAALLLDRLTIPEGARVLDLGCGWGELLLRAVATGGAGTSSTTGTGVDTNHAALARGRALAAERSLDTRVTFVDREASAWQEPADRVLCVGASHAFGGSAAALDALTGLVSPGGRLLFGDGFWERPPTAEAKEIFGDQTMTLADLVEQARASGWRVLHLSTADQREWDDFEATWRAGRQEWLLAHPDDPRATGIRDELDTQLRQYVGVYRGVLGFAYLVLGH; encoded by the coding sequence ATGACCTCCCCCGACGACCTTGCCGCCGCGCGCTACGCACACATGCGGTGGAACGCGCCGCTGTCCGAGGAGCACGCCGCCCTGCTCCTCGACCGGCTCACCATCCCCGAGGGCGCCCGGGTGCTGGACCTCGGATGCGGTTGGGGTGAACTGCTCCTCCGGGCGGTCGCCACCGGCGGCGCGGGCACGTCCTCGACGACAGGCACCGGTGTCGACACGAACCACGCGGCTCTCGCCCGGGGCCGCGCGCTCGCCGCCGAACGGTCGTTGGACACGCGGGTGACCTTCGTGGACCGGGAAGCATCCGCCTGGCAGGAGCCGGCAGACCGGGTGCTGTGCGTCGGCGCGTCGCACGCCTTCGGTGGCTCGGCTGCCGCCCTCGACGCGCTCACCGGACTCGTGTCGCCGGGCGGCCGTCTCCTGTTCGGTGACGGATTCTGGGAGCGTCCGCCCACGGCCGAGGCCAAGGAGATCTTCGGCGACCAGACCATGACGCTGGCGGATCTCGTCGAGCAGGCACGGGCGTCAGGCTGGCGGGTGCTGCACCTCAGCACCGCCGACCAGCGGGAATGGGACGACTTCGAGGCCACGTGGCGGGCGGGCCGGCAGGAATGGTTGCTCGCGCATCCCGACGACCCTCGGGCGACCGGCATCCGCGACGAACTCGACACCCAGTTACGCCAGTACGTCGGCGTTTACCGGGGCGTTCTCGGTTTCGCCTATCTCGTCCTCGGCCACTGA
- the metG gene encoding methionine--tRNA ligase encodes MSHVLAAVAWPYANGPRHIGHVSGFGVPSDVFARYMRMAGHDVLMVSGTDEHGTPIQVQADAEGVTARDLADRYNRVIVEDLHGLGLSYDLFTRTTTRNHYAVVQDLFEGMYRNGYIVPKVTMGAISPSTGRTLPDRYIEGTCPICGYDSARGDQCDNCGNQLDPVDLINPKSKINGETPQFVETEHFFLDLPALADVLRRWLDTREGWRPNVLRFSRNLLDDLQPRAITRDLEWGVPIPLDGWRDRPDKRIYVWFDAVIGYLSASIEWARRSGDPEAWRKWWSTDAEGKDARAYYFMGKDNIVFHSVIWPALLSGYSGDGAKDGEPGALGRLNLPTEVVSSEFLTMEGRKFSSSRRVVIYVRDFLERYDADALRYFIAVAGPESNDTDFTWAEFLRRNNDELVAGWGNLVNRSISMAAKNFGAVPPIDPAGLTEADEALLAVARAGFDTVGDLIARHRQKQAIGEAMRVVAEANRYLSDQAPWKLKGEDEKPRMGTVLHVALQVVSDANTLLTPFLPHSAQKVHELLGGTGVHAPMPSIVEVEDLDGGPGYPVLTGDYTQGTRWASVPLEVGRPLAAPKPVFRKLDPSIVDEELARLGG; translated from the coding sequence ATGAGTCACGTACTTGCGGCGGTAGCCTGGCCGTACGCCAACGGCCCGCGCCACATCGGCCACGTCTCCGGTTTCGGCGTCCCCTCCGACGTCTTCGCCCGGTACATGCGGATGGCCGGCCACGACGTGCTCATGGTCTCCGGCACCGACGAGCACGGCACCCCGATCCAGGTGCAGGCCGACGCGGAGGGGGTCACCGCCCGTGACCTCGCCGACCGGTACAACCGGGTGATCGTCGAGGACCTGCACGGCCTCGGACTGTCATACGACCTCTTTACCCGGACCACCACCCGCAACCACTACGCGGTGGTGCAGGACCTCTTCGAGGGGATGTACCGCAACGGGTACATCGTCCCGAAGGTGACGATGGGGGCGATCTCTCCGTCCACCGGCCGGACCCTGCCTGACCGGTACATCGAGGGCACCTGCCCGATCTGCGGGTACGACAGCGCCCGGGGCGACCAGTGCGACAACTGCGGCAACCAACTCGACCCGGTGGACCTGATCAACCCGAAGTCGAAGATCAACGGCGAGACCCCGCAGTTCGTCGAGACCGAGCACTTCTTCCTCGACCTGCCGGCCCTCGCCGACGTGCTCCGACGGTGGCTGGACACCCGGGAGGGCTGGCGGCCCAACGTGCTGCGGTTCTCCCGGAACCTGCTCGACGACCTCCAGCCCCGGGCCATCACCCGGGACCTGGAGTGGGGCGTGCCGATCCCGCTCGACGGCTGGCGGGACCGTCCCGACAAGCGCATCTACGTCTGGTTCGACGCGGTCATCGGCTACCTCTCCGCCTCCATCGAGTGGGCCCGCCGCTCCGGCGACCCCGAGGCGTGGCGGAAGTGGTGGTCCACCGACGCCGAGGGGAAGGACGCCCGGGCCTACTACTTCATGGGCAAGGACAACATCGTCTTCCACTCGGTGATCTGGCCGGCGCTGCTCTCCGGCTACTCAGGGGACGGGGCGAAGGACGGCGAACCGGGCGCGCTGGGGCGGCTCAACCTGCCCACCGAGGTCGTCTCCAGCGAGTTCCTGACCATGGAGGGGCGGAAGTTCTCCTCGTCCCGCCGGGTGGTGATCTACGTCCGGGACTTCCTCGAACGGTACGACGCGGACGCGCTGCGTTACTTCATCGCCGTCGCCGGCCCGGAGAGCAACGACACCGACTTCACCTGGGCCGAGTTCCTCCGCCGTAACAACGACGAGCTGGTCGCCGGCTGGGGCAACCTGGTCAACCGGTCCATCTCGATGGCGGCGAAGAACTTCGGCGCCGTCCCGCCGATCGACCCGGCCGGGCTCACCGAGGCCGACGAGGCGCTGCTCGCGGTGGCCCGCGCCGGGTTCGACACGGTCGGCGACCTGATCGCCCGGCACCGGCAGAAGCAGGCCATCGGCGAGGCGATGAGAGTGGTCGCCGAGGCCAACCGGTACCTCTCCGACCAGGCCCCGTGGAAGCTCAAGGGGGAGGACGAGAAGCCCCGGATGGGCACCGTCCTGCACGTCGCCCTCCAGGTGGTCAGCGACGCCAACACGCTGCTCACCCCCTTCCTGCCACACTCCGCGCAGAAGGTGCACGAACTGCTCGGCGGCACCGGGGTGCACGCGCCGATGCCGTCCATCGTCGAGGTCGAGGACCTCGACGGCGGACCGGGGTACCCGGTGCTGACCGGTGACTACACGCAGGGCACGCGCTGGGCGTCCGTACCGCTGGAGGTGGGCCGGCCGTTGGCCGCGCCGAAGCCGGTCTTCCGCAAGCTCGACCCGTCGATCGTCGACGAGGAACTGGCCCGCCTCGGCGGCTGA
- a CDS encoding LysR family transcriptional regulator: MERHEVEIFLTLAEELHFGRTAERLRVTTGRISQVIRKLERRIGAPLFARTSRVVRLTPIGRQLADDLTPLVAGMTEAVRRAVEAGRGVTGRLRVAFLGEWTAPTLLRAVNLFERRHPECAVEVHEAQLANSRASLVDGSVDLLIASFPFDGMACGPPLLAERRLLAVPADHPLAGAESVSLEVLADHPVVQYPAVTSTAFKRDRTPDRTPSGRPVPKGPAGRTFAEMISLVALGRGVLPVGEHTRRYNPRPDVAYVPIHDAPPIHRGLVWLESNTTARVREFVRAATDANPARQADEGV, from the coding sequence CTGGAACGGCACGAGGTCGAGATCTTCCTGACCCTCGCCGAGGAGCTGCACTTCGGCCGTACTGCCGAACGCCTCCGGGTCACCACCGGGCGGATCAGCCAGGTGATCAGGAAGCTGGAACGCCGGATCGGCGCACCGCTCTTCGCGCGGACCAGCCGCGTCGTGCGGCTCACCCCGATCGGCCGGCAGTTGGCGGACGACCTGACGCCGCTGGTCGCCGGCATGACCGAGGCGGTACGCCGGGCCGTCGAAGCCGGGCGGGGGGTCACCGGACGGCTGCGGGTGGCGTTCCTGGGCGAGTGGACGGCGCCGACGCTGCTCCGGGCGGTGAACCTCTTCGAACGGCGTCATCCGGAGTGCGCGGTCGAGGTCCACGAGGCGCAGCTCGCGAACTCCCGGGCCAGCCTGGTCGACGGCTCGGTCGACCTGCTCATCGCCTCGTTCCCGTTCGACGGGATGGCGTGCGGACCGCCGCTGCTGGCGGAGCGCCGGCTGCTGGCCGTCCCCGCCGACCACCCGTTGGCCGGGGCGGAGTCGGTCTCCCTGGAGGTGCTGGCCGACCATCCGGTAGTGCAGTATCCGGCGGTCACGTCGACCGCGTTCAAGCGTGACCGTACGCCGGACCGGACCCCGTCGGGGCGGCCGGTGCCGAAGGGGCCGGCGGGCCGTACCTTCGCCGAGATGATCTCCCTGGTGGCGCTGGGGCGGGGCGTCCTGCCGGTCGGCGAGCACACCCGCCGGTACAACCCACGTCCGGATGTCGCGTACGTGCCGATCCACGACGCGCCGCCGATCCACCGCGGCCTGGTCTGGCTGGAGAGCAACACGACGGCCCGGGTACGGGAGTTCGTCCGGGCCGCCACGGACGCCAACCCGGCACGCCAGGCCGACGAGGGGGTCTGA
- a CDS encoding DUF4352 domain-containing protein gives MSHPPGPPQEPFPGPPQDPFQPDPDPYAYADPPYYPDPTAPPPVYPPAGSSYPGYPPEQSTPVPPHPTSGAPEAGYPPPVSGAPGYPPVSGAPGYPPVSGAPGYPPPGSGGPGYPSPASGAPGYPGHPPASGVPYPPGPTPMASYPPGPAGPYPGLPLPPSTSSGGKSTVLIVILVTVVLLLLCCVGGVVLALAGDDSASQNTGIGRASSGSSSGPLARPTEDRPFGATVPTTAAPQPSNSGKNGETFNMKVGDTLVITDDEGTVEITVSRFTTSNKGCRSFAPDPDEGMYLIADVTVRVTKGTASVNPFYFEWVAQDGKTANGLVGALSGCGTPLSSGVNLRTGSKRSGTVVFDVADKKGVVEYQHNFEAAGSWKP, from the coding sequence GTGAGTCACCCCCCAGGCCCGCCGCAGGAGCCCTTCCCGGGTCCGCCCCAGGATCCCTTCCAGCCGGACCCTGATCCGTACGCGTACGCCGATCCGCCGTACTACCCGGACCCCACAGCTCCGCCGCCGGTGTACCCGCCGGCGGGCTCGTCGTACCCCGGATATCCGCCGGAGCAGAGCACGCCGGTGCCCCCGCACCCGACCAGCGGGGCACCCGAGGCGGGCTACCCGCCGCCGGTCTCCGGCGCACCCGGATACCCGCCGGTCTCGGGTGCCCCCGGCTACCCGCCGGTCTCCGGTGCCCCCGGCTACCCGCCGCCCGGCTCGGGTGGGCCCGGCTATCCATCGCCGGCCTCGGGGGCGCCCGGCTATCCGGGCCACCCGCCGGCCTCCGGTGTGCCCTACCCGCCGGGGCCGACGCCGATGGCGTCCTACCCGCCCGGCCCCGCCGGGCCGTACCCTGGCCTGCCCCTGCCACCGTCGACCTCCTCCGGCGGAAAGAGCACGGTGCTGATCGTGATCCTCGTCACTGTCGTGCTCCTCCTGCTCTGCTGTGTCGGTGGTGTGGTCCTCGCGTTGGCCGGTGACGACAGCGCCAGCCAGAACACCGGCATCGGCCGGGCGTCGTCGGGGAGTTCCTCCGGTCCGCTGGCCCGGCCGACCGAGGATCGGCCGTTCGGCGCAACCGTCCCGACCACCGCCGCGCCGCAGCCCAGCAACAGCGGGAAGAACGGCGAGACCTTCAACATGAAGGTCGGCGACACGCTGGTGATCACCGATGACGAGGGGACCGTCGAGATCACGGTCAGCCGGTTCACCACCTCGAACAAGGGTTGCCGGTCCTTCGCGCCCGACCCGGACGAGGGGATGTACCTGATCGCCGACGTGACCGTGCGGGTCACGAAGGGCACCGCCTCGGTCAACCCGTTCTACTTCGAGTGGGTGGCCCAGGACGGCAAGACCGCCAACGGGCTGGTCGGCGCGCTCTCCGGCTGCGGCACCCCGCTCTCCTCCGGCGTGAACCTGCGCACCGGCAGCAAGCGCAGCGGCACGGTCGTCTTCGACGTGGCCGACAAGAAGGGCGTCGTCGAGTACCAGCACAACTTCGAGGCCGCCGGCTCCTGGAAGCCCTGA
- a CDS encoding S8 family peptidase, which produces MAVLATGTLAAAVLATPAAADPRSTRTSSATGAILGADGPTAVPGSFLVVLKDSAVGGPAGTRRSAVSTLAADVTSRFGTKPVQVWGDALNGFSVRASETVARRIATHPAVAYVEADQTVQAANQPNAPWNLDRLDAFSGLDTWYNSQSQGTGVRAYVIDSGIRITHQEFGGQAYYGYDATDGTLPADDCAGHGTHVAATIGGTTYGAAKDVVLIAVKVLNCAGAGTISGVLSGINWVIANNVPTGPPAVANVGLTSSPNVSLNTAVANLVTDGVVVTVPAGNSNVDACNVSPASVPTALTVGATQSNDSRATFSNWGSCLDLFAPGVNIPSAMHTSNTAVATLSGTSHASPAAAGIAARVRSNNPTWTPAQVNAYLTSVAVPVVTNQGTGSPNLLLHMSPLL; this is translated from the coding sequence GTGGCGGTCCTCGCGACCGGCACCCTGGCCGCCGCCGTCCTCGCCACCCCGGCAGCCGCCGACCCCCGCTCCACCCGAACGTCGAGCGCCACCGGAGCGATCCTGGGCGCCGACGGTCCGACCGCCGTCCCCGGCAGTTTCCTCGTCGTCCTGAAGGACAGCGCGGTCGGCGGCCCGGCCGGCACCCGGCGGTCCGCCGTGTCCACCCTGGCCGCCGACGTGACCAGCCGCTTCGGCACCAAGCCCGTACAGGTCTGGGGCGACGCCCTCAACGGCTTCTCCGTCCGCGCCTCCGAAACCGTCGCGCGCCGCATCGCCACCCACCCCGCCGTCGCCTACGTCGAAGCCGACCAGACCGTCCAGGCGGCCAACCAGCCGAACGCCCCGTGGAACCTGGACCGGCTCGACGCGTTCTCCGGCCTCGACACCTGGTACAACAGCCAGAGCCAGGGCACGGGGGTCCGGGCGTACGTCATCGACAGCGGCATCCGGATCACCCACCAGGAGTTCGGCGGCCAGGCCTACTACGGCTACGACGCGACCGACGGCACGCTGCCCGCCGACGACTGCGCCGGCCACGGCACCCACGTGGCCGCCACCATCGGTGGCACGACGTACGGCGCCGCGAAGGACGTCGTCCTGATCGCGGTCAAGGTCCTCAACTGTGCGGGCGCCGGCACCATCTCCGGCGTACTCAGCGGAATCAACTGGGTGATCGCCAACAACGTGCCCACCGGGCCGCCCGCCGTGGCGAACGTCGGACTGACGAGCAGTCCGAACGTCTCGTTGAACACGGCGGTGGCGAACCTCGTCACCGACGGGGTCGTGGTCACGGTCCCGGCGGGCAACTCCAACGTCGACGCCTGCAACGTCTCGCCGGCCTCGGTGCCGACCGCCCTCACCGTCGGCGCGACCCAGTCCAACGACAGCCGGGCCACCTTCTCGAACTGGGGCAGCTGCCTGGACCTCTTCGCCCCCGGGGTGAACATCCCGTCGGCCATGCACACGTCGAACACGGCCGTCGCGACACTGAGCGGGACGTCCCACGCCTCGCCGGCCGCGGCGGGGATCGCCGCGCGGGTGCGCAGCAACAACCCGACCTGGACCCCGGCCCAGGTGAACGCCTACCTGACCAGCGTCGCCGTTCCGGTCGTCACCAACCAGGGCACCGGCTCGCCCAACCTCCTCCTGCACATGTCGCCCCTGCTCTGA
- a CDS encoding HNH endonuclease family protein, which produces MNRTLRWVGGLLAAVTVASLGFPAPAQAATVSVPLRTLVADLPVATENRTGYSRDLFPHWIDTDGDGCNTRYEVLIAEATTRPSVGSGCQLSGGRWYSYYDAAYWTNPSDLDIDHMVALAEAWDSGARNWTTSRRQSFANDLGDVRSLVAVTDNVNQSKGDQDPASWMPTQERCRYVTEWAAVKTRWRLTVDTAEKNALTSHAASCSNILVTVTHAF; this is translated from the coding sequence ATGAACCGCACCCTTCGTTGGGTCGGCGGCCTGCTCGCCGCCGTCACCGTCGCCTCCCTGGGCTTCCCCGCCCCCGCCCAGGCGGCCACCGTGTCGGTGCCGCTGCGCACCCTCGTCGCCGACCTTCCCGTCGCCACGGAGAACCGCACCGGCTACTCGCGGGACCTCTTCCCGCACTGGATCGACACCGACGGCGACGGCTGCAACACCCGGTACGAAGTGCTGATCGCCGAGGCCACCACCCGGCCGTCGGTCGGCTCGGGGTGCCAGCTCTCCGGCGGCCGGTGGTACTCCTACTACGACGCCGCGTACTGGACCAACCCCTCCGACCTGGACATCGACCACATGGTGGCGCTGGCCGAGGCGTGGGACTCCGGTGCCCGGAACTGGACCACCTCCCGCCGCCAGTCCTTCGCCAACGACCTGGGTGACGTCCGCTCGCTGGTCGCCGTCACCGACAACGTCAACCAGTCCAAGGGCGACCAGGACCCGGCGAGCTGGATGCCGACCCAGGAGCGGTGCCGGTACGTCACCGAGTGGGCCGCGGTGAAGACCCGCTGGCGGCTGACCGTCGACACCGCCGAGAAGAACGCCCTCACCAGCCACGCCGCCTCCTGCTCGAACATCCTGGTCACGGTGACCCACGCCTTCTGA
- a CDS encoding 4'-phosphopantetheinyl transferase family protein — protein sequence MRELLPPPVAVVVAGPADFTGELLEAERACLGERAVESRRRDFTAGRVCARRAIAALGLDPVPVPSAPDRSPAWPVDVVGTITHTKGYCAAAAARADEVRSVGMDAEQHKILDAGVRRLILRKEEVEHCGRLPTGVSWPALIFSAKETVYKVWHPVVGTWLDFQDALVEIDPDTGSWVARISPAKVEAAREKVTDPPSVITGRFTVDAGLVRTAAVLPHR from the coding sequence ATGCGGGAGCTGCTGCCACCGCCGGTCGCCGTGGTCGTGGCCGGGCCGGCGGACTTCACCGGTGAGCTGCTCGAAGCCGAACGGGCCTGCCTCGGCGAACGCGCGGTGGAGAGCCGGCGTCGCGACTTCACCGCCGGCCGGGTGTGTGCCCGGCGGGCCATCGCCGCCCTCGGGCTCGATCCGGTTCCGGTGCCGTCGGCCCCCGACCGGTCCCCGGCCTGGCCGGTGGACGTGGTCGGCACCATCACCCACACGAAGGGCTACTGCGCCGCCGCGGCGGCCCGCGCCGACGAGGTCCGGTCGGTCGGCATGGACGCCGAGCAGCACAAGATCCTTGACGCCGGGGTACGCCGGCTGATCCTCCGGAAGGAGGAGGTGGAGCACTGCGGACGGCTGCCGACCGGCGTCTCCTGGCCCGCACTGATCTTCAGCGCCAAGGAGACCGTCTACAAGGTCTGGCACCCGGTGGTCGGCACCTGGCTCGACTTCCAGGACGCGCTGGTCGAGATCGACCCGGACACCGGTTCCTGGGTCGCCCGGATCTCCCCGGCGAAGGTCGAGGCGGCCCGGGAGAAGGTCACCGATCCGCCCAGCGTGATCACCGGACGGTTCACCGTGGACGCGGGCCTGGTCCGCACCGCCGCCGTGCTGCCGCACCGCTGA
- a CDS encoding VOC family protein: protein MLRVTAFDHLVVRVHDVEQALDFYCGRLGLEPVRVAEWRAGTAPFPSVRVNAETIIDLVRGDGTSTLDHLCLVVEPLDWQTVVDSGLFDVVDGPGPRFGARGDGESLYVRDPDGNTVELRWYPQDQLSDEDKATVEDLA, encoded by the coding sequence ATGCTCCGAGTGACGGCCTTCGACCACCTGGTGGTCCGCGTGCACGACGTGGAACAGGCCTTGGACTTCTACTGCGGACGGCTCGGGCTGGAGCCGGTCCGGGTCGCCGAGTGGCGGGCCGGGACGGCCCCGTTCCCGTCGGTCCGGGTCAACGCGGAGACCATCATCGACCTGGTACGCGGCGACGGCACGTCGACGCTGGACCATCTCTGCCTGGTGGTGGAGCCGCTCGACTGGCAGACGGTGGTCGACTCCGGCCTGTTCGACGTCGTCGACGGCCCCGGTCCCCGGTTCGGCGCGCGGGGCGACGGCGAGTCGCTCTACGTCCGCGACCCGGACGGCAACACCGTCGAACTGCGCTGGTACCCCCAGGACCAACTCTCAGACGAGGACAAGGCCACCGTCGAGGACCTCGCCTGA
- a CDS encoding dolichyl-phosphate-mannose--protein mannosyltransferase produces the protein MTQASTAQSASEGQPESGPPERIDDSTGRPGTTPPGDAGGGRLPDFVRRRLATVDDRLDGRSWLATAVVVAIAAILRLVGLGDIKGKIFDEIYYARDGWGLIEHGVEWNFKDNAPSYVVHPPLGKWLIGLGEWAFGYQDTEHNISVPGHLLTTTPEFGWRISAAVIGTLSVLLLVRIGRRMFRSTALGCAAGLLLALDGFHLVLSRTALLDIFLLFFVLAAFGALVLDRDARRRRWATALDAGLDPSRPGRAGRPPFTVPWWRLAAGVLMGCAVGVKWSALYFVPVFALLVVLWEVGVRRSAGVRRPWRDALLDELPWLVLAGVAMVLAYLATWTGWFLSDDGYYRLAERYPNTPGLSDTPVLGALQNLYTYHRAALDFHTGLSTPHKYQSWPWQWLLLGRPVAFHWTCAGTCAGTTPTSEILLLGTPLLWWSFLPALVAVVWLGIARRDWRAGAILLAAAGGLLPWFWFALDGRVMFSFYAAPALPFLVLAVVYVLGAIISPAEARAPAPPGSPAAQEAYDRRLFGGVVVGAYVLLVALCFAYFHPIFVGTSIPYVDWSARMWLGGRWI, from the coding sequence GTGACCCAGGCGTCGACAGCGCAGAGCGCGAGCGAAGGCCAGCCGGAGAGCGGACCGCCCGAGCGGATCGACGACTCCACCGGACGGCCCGGGACCACCCCGCCCGGCGACGCCGGGGGTGGTCGGCTGCCGGACTTCGTCCGTCGCCGGCTGGCCACGGTCGACGACCGGCTGGACGGGCGTTCCTGGCTCGCCACGGCCGTGGTGGTGGCGATCGCCGCGATCCTGCGACTGGTCGGGCTCGGCGACATCAAGGGCAAGATCTTCGACGAGATCTACTACGCCCGGGACGGCTGGGGCCTGATCGAGCACGGCGTCGAGTGGAACTTCAAGGACAACGCCCCGTCGTACGTGGTCCACCCGCCGCTGGGCAAGTGGCTGATCGGGCTCGGCGAGTGGGCCTTCGGCTACCAGGACACCGAGCACAACATCTCGGTGCCGGGCCATCTGTTGACCACGACCCCGGAGTTCGGCTGGCGGATCTCCGCCGCCGTCATCGGCACGCTCTCCGTACTGCTGCTGGTGCGGATCGGCCGCCGGATGTTCCGGTCCACCGCGCTCGGCTGCGCCGCCGGCCTGCTGCTCGCCCTGGACGGCTTCCACCTGGTGCTCTCCCGCACCGCCCTGCTCGACATCTTCCTGCTCTTCTTCGTCCTCGCCGCGTTCGGGGCGCTGGTGCTGGACCGGGACGCGCGACGGCGGCGGTGGGCCACCGCGCTCGACGCCGGCCTCGACCCGTCCCGCCCCGGCCGCGCCGGTCGGCCACCGTTCACCGTCCCCTGGTGGCGGCTGGCCGCCGGGGTGCTGATGGGTTGCGCGGTCGGGGTCAAGTGGAGCGCCCTCTACTTCGTGCCCGTCTTCGCGCTGCTGGTGGTCCTCTGGGAGGTCGGGGTCCGCCGGTCGGCGGGGGTGCGTCGCCCGTGGCGGGACGCCCTCCTCGACGAGTTGCCCTGGCTGGTGCTCGCCGGGGTGGCGATGGTCCTCGCCTACCTCGCCACCTGGACGGGCTGGTTCCTCTCCGACGACGGCTACTACCGCCTCGCCGAGCGTTACCCGAACACCCCCGGGCTGAGCGACACCCCGGTCCTCGGCGCGTTGCAGAACCTGTACACGTACCACCGGGCGGCGCTCGACTTCCACACCGGGCTGAGCACCCCGCACAAGTACCAGTCCTGGCCGTGGCAGTGGCTGCTGCTCGGCCGTCCGGTCGCGTTCCACTGGACGTGCGCGGGTACGTGTGCGGGAACCACCCCCACCAGCGAGATCCTGCTGCTCGGCACCCCGTTGCTCTGGTGGTCGTTCCTGCCGGCGCTGGTCGCCGTGGTCTGGCTGGGCATCGCCCGGCGGGACTGGCGGGCCGGGGCGATCCTGCTCGCTGCGGCGGGCGGCCTGCTGCCGTGGTTCTGGTTCGCCCTCGACGGGCGGGTGATGTTCTCCTTCTACGCCGCGCCGGCCCTGCCGTTCCTGGTGTTGGCGGTGGTCTACGTGCTGGGCGCGATCATCTCGCCCGCCGAGGCGCGCGCGCCGGCTCCACCGGGGTCACCCGCCGCCCAGGAGGCGTACGACCGTCGACTGTTCGGCGGCGTCGTCGTGGGGGCGTACGTGCTGCTCGTGGCGCTCTGCTTCGCCTACTTCCACCCGATCTTCGTGGGCACGTCGATTCCCTACGTCGACTGGTCGGCGCGGATGTGGCTGGGCGGCCGCTGGATCTGA